TCGCCGGTCAAGGATTTCTATCTGACGAACCCAATCGCGCGTGCTTCCGCTGTCATGGCCGAGTGCTCGGCGCTTGCGGCCGGCAGCTTCCAACAGGCAGCTGAGTAAGCGAGAGAGAGACGGAATAATGGACGGAATTTTTGCAGCTTACGTCTTGCCTGCGCTGATCATAGCGCTGAAGTCGGTCGTTCTGCTTGTCGTATTGCTGATCGTCGTGGCTTACCTGCTTTATGCGGATCGTAAGATCTGGGCAGCCGTGCAGCTTCGCCGTGGACCAAACGTTGTTGGTCCTTGGGGTCTGTTTCAGGCTTTCGCCGATCTTCTGAAGTTCGTCGTTAAAGAGCCGATCATTCCTTCGGGCGCGAATAAGGGTGTGTTTCTTCTCGCACCTTTCATTTCGGCGGTTCTGGCGATGGCAACATGGGCGGTCATCCCGGTCAATGAAGGCTGGGCGATTGCAAACATCAATGTCGGCATTCTCTATATCTTCGCTATTTCTTCGCTTGAAGTTTATGGCGTGATTATGGGCGGCTGGGCTTCGAACTCGAAGTATCCGTTCCTGGGTGCACTTCGTTCGGCAGCGCAGATGGTCTCTTATGAAGTGTCGATTGGCTTTGTGATCGTTACGGTTCTGCTCACAGTTGGCTCACTCAACATGACAGACATTGTGCTTTCGCAGAATACGGGTCTTGGCACATCGCTAGGTCTGCCTGCTTCGTTCCTCGATTGGAACTGGCTGGTTCTGTTCCCGATGTTCGTGATCTTCTTCATTTCGGCGCTTGCTGAAACGAACCGTCCGCCATTCGATCTTGTCGAAGCTGAATCCGAACTCGTGGCCGGTCATATGATCGAATATTCGTCCACGCCGTTCCTTCTGTTCTTCCTCGGCGAGTATGTGGCGATCACGCTGATGTGCGCCCTGATGACCACACTCTTCCTTGGCGGCTGGTTGCCTCCGGTTGACGTATGGTTCCTCAACTGGGTTCCGGGCATCATCTGGTTTATGCTCAAGCTCTGCTTCTGCTTCTTCCTGTTCGCAATGGTGAAGGCTTTTGTACCGCGTTATCGTTATGACCAGCTGATGCGTCTGGGTTGGAAAGTGTTCCTGCCAATTTCGCTTGGTATGGTTGTTCTGACCGCAACCGTCATCAAAGTCTTCGATCTGGTGTAAGGAGAAAGATAAATGGCTTCATTCGCACAGGCCGCGAAATCCCTCCTTCTCAAGGAATTCGTTGCGGCTTTCTTCCTCTCCATGCGCCAGTTCTTCGCGCCAAAAGCGACGCTGAACTACCCGCATGAAAAGGGTCCGATTTCGCCTCGTTTTCGTGGCGAGCATGCACTGCGCCGTTACCCAAATGGCGAAGAACGCTGCATTGCTTGTAAGCTTTGCGAAGCGATCTGCCCGGCACAGGCTATCACCATTGAAGCGGGTCCACGCCGCAATGACGGTACGCGCCGCACGGTTCGTTACGATATTGATATGGTGAAGTGCATCTATTGCGGTTTCTGTCAGGAAGCGTGTCCGGTGGATGCAATCGTTGAAGGTCCAAATTTCGAGTTTGCGACCGAAACCCGCGAAGAGCTTTACTATGACAAGGACAAGCTCCTTGCCAATGGCGATCGCTGGGAACGCGAAATTGCGCGCAACATCGCAATGGATGCGCCATATCGCTGATTGGTATTGCTGAAACGCGGTTTCAGCATCCGGTTTGAAAAGCGGCAACAAGAAGGGGCGGCCCATCTTGTTGCTGGAATTTAAGTTTCGCGATTATTCGCGGCAAACAAAGACTAAAGCGGATGAAGCAATCAGGCTTTGTCCACGGAAAGGTGTTGGGGGATCCCCATGCTGACAGGTATTGCGGCAGCGTTCTTCTATCTGTTCGCCTTTATCATGATCGCCAGTGCGTTCATGGTAATTGCGGCACGCAACCCCGTGCATTCGGTACTGTTTCTCATCCTCGCTTTCTTCAATGCAGCGGCCCTGTTCCTGCTGACAGGGGCCGAGTTCCTCGCCATGATCCTGCTCGTCGTTTATGTCGGTGCTGTGGCGGTTCTCTTCCTCTTCGTCGTCATGATGCTGGATGTTGACTTCTCCGAATTGAAGCGCGGTGCGCTGCAATATGCGCCGGTTGGTGCTCTGGTTGGTCTGATCCTGCTGGGCGAGCTGATTGTTGTATTTGCGGGTTCGATGTTCACGCCTAAGCTGGGGCAGGGTGCGGTTCCAATCCCTGACATTGCTGAACGCACCAACACTGCTGCCCTCGGCGACATTCTTTACACTGACTTTGTCTTCAACTTCCAGATTGCTGGATTGGTCCTTCTGGTCGCCATGATCGGTGCGATTGTTCTGACGCTGCGGCACAAGCCAAATGTGAAGCGCCAGTCGATTTCGGATCAGGTTGCTCGTACGCCTGAAACGGCGATCGAGATCAAGCAAGTCGAAACAGGCAAGGGCATTTGAGGAAAAGAATATGGAAATCGGTATTTCTCATTATCTGACCGTATCAGCCATCCTGTTCACCCTTGGCGTTTTCGGTATCTTCTTAAACCGTAAGAACGTCATCGTTATCCTGATGTCTGTCGAATTGATCCTTCTCTCGGTCAATCTC
This genomic stretch from Brucella pseudogrignonensis harbors:
- the nuoH gene encoding NADH-quinone oxidoreductase subunit NuoH, giving the protein MDGIFAAYVLPALIIALKSVVLLVVLLIVVAYLLYADRKIWAAVQLRRGPNVVGPWGLFQAFADLLKFVVKEPIIPSGANKGVFLLAPFISAVLAMATWAVIPVNEGWAIANINVGILYIFAISSLEVYGVIMGGWASNSKYPFLGALRSAAQMVSYEVSIGFVIVTVLLTVGSLNMTDIVLSQNTGLGTSLGLPASFLDWNWLVLFPMFVIFFISALAETNRPPFDLVEAESELVAGHMIEYSSTPFLLFFLGEYVAITLMCALMTTLFLGGWLPPVDVWFLNWVPGIIWFMLKLCFCFFLFAMVKAFVPRYRYDQLMRLGWKVFLPISLGMVVLTATVIKVFDLV
- the nuoI gene encoding NADH-quinone oxidoreductase subunit NuoI; this translates as MASFAQAAKSLLLKEFVAAFFLSMRQFFAPKATLNYPHEKGPISPRFRGEHALRRYPNGEERCIACKLCEAICPAQAITIEAGPRRNDGTRRTVRYDIDMVKCIYCGFCQEACPVDAIVEGPNFEFATETREELYYDKDKLLANGDRWEREIARNIAMDAPYR
- a CDS encoding NADH-quinone oxidoreductase subunit J, giving the protein MLTGIAAAFFYLFAFIMIASAFMVIAARNPVHSVLFLILAFFNAAALFLLTGAEFLAMILLVVYVGAVAVLFLFVVMMLDVDFSELKRGALQYAPVGALVGLILLGELIVVFAGSMFTPKLGQGAVPIPDIAERTNTAALGDILYTDFVFNFQIAGLVLLVAMIGAIVLTLRHKPNVKRQSISDQVARTPETAIEIKQVETGKGI